In Pochonia chlamydosporia 170 chromosome 3, whole genome shotgun sequence, the following are encoded in one genomic region:
- a CDS encoding O-methyltransferase (similar to Metarhizium acridum CQMa 102 XP_007815966.1): MNRNRYDTQLKSMAKLASYFDTFGLHEPIGKYNTPVAFASGDASLTIWEHVNSNPEEKKNFMLAMVAMANKHITIGNYDFSWAVAKAAENPDRPLVVDVGGGQGHALQEIVDANPGLAMERCVLEDLAPVLEQAKANAKGSIQRARFVALDFHSEQPVKGALVYYIRRCLHDYGDDDCVDILKQISDAMAADSRVLIVENVLGVPAAPSAVGNDIFMMMLGGKERTLEGFESIMMRAGLVVEKLWRFKGTEYAVVEGRKV; this comes from the coding sequence ATGAACCGAAACAGATACGACACCCAGCTCAagtccatggccaagctAGCCAGCTACTTCGATACCTTTGGCCTCCACGAACCAATAGGCAAATACAACACTCCCGTTGCCTTTGCCTCAGGCGATGCCTCCCTCACCATATGGGAGCACGTCAATAGCAACCccgaggaaaagaagaactTCATGCTAGCAAtggttgccatggccaacaagcacaTCACCATTGGCAACTACGACTTCAGCTGGGCAGTCGCCAAAGCGGCCGAGAATCCGGATCGCCCTCTCGTAGTAGATGTAGGCGGCGGCCAGGGCCACGCTCTGCAAGAAATTGTGGATGCGAACCCAGGTCTAGCCATGGAGAGATGCGTGCTGGAGGATCTGGCGCCTGTGCTGGAGCAGGCCAAGGCGAATGCCAAGGGGTCGATTCAACGAGCGCGGTTTGTGGCATTGGACTTTCACAGTGAGCAGCCAGTCAAGGGGGCTCTGGTGTATTATATTCGGCGGTGTCTGCATGACTATGGAGATGATGACTGCGTGGATATCCTGAAGCAGATTTCAGACGCGATGGCGGCAGATAGTCGTGTTTTGATCGTGGAGAATGTGCTTGGTGTGCCGGCGGCCCCGTCAGCGGTTGGAAATGATATTTTTATGATGATGCTGGGTGGGAAGGAGAGGACACTGGAGGGTTTTGAGAGTATTATGATGAGGGCTgggctggtggttgagaagTTGTGGAGGTTCAAGGGGACGGAGtatgctgttgttgagggACGTAAGGTGTAG
- a CDS encoding acyl-CoA dehydrogenase (similar to Aspergillus flavus NRRL3357 XP_002372691.1), with protein sequence MPVDPKLHIDDSIPWSEPAWLRGVHSPYYTSTHRDLQRTIRKYVDTHLLPSALDWEEKGDVPPEEADRFCKSGIPFADVPAPYRPANIPNIAGIPHGDLDAFHFLIMSDEMSRVEGGVGIALAGASAIGAPPIVNCGTEEQKRKWLPGLFTRKTNFSLGITEPSGGSDVARIKATAEKTPDGKYYIVNGVKKWITGTPWATHMTTAVRTGKAGMKGVSLLVIPMDSPGIVHQKIQNSGQNAGGASFVYLENVKVPVENLIGEENEGFMIIMKNFNKERFLLTVGCNRKARSCLAMSFQYAMKRETFGKPLIQNQVIRRKLSELAHRIEAHWAWLEQLAYHIKCSDLGWEDPQIASRVALLKVQGGQLIELAAREAAQIFGGAGYMKGGPGATVEQINRDLRMLVVGGGSEEIIADLAVRLELAMMGAAKL encoded by the exons atgccCGTCGACCCCAAACTTCACATCGACGACTCCATCCCCTGGAGCGAGCCCGCCTGGCTCCGCGGCGTCCACTCCCCATACTACACCTCCACGCATCGCGACCTCCAGCGCACCATCAGGAAATACGTCGACACGCACCTCCTCCCCTCAGCACTCGACTGGGAAGAGAAAGGCGATGTCCCACCCGAAGAAGCAGACCGCTTCTGCAAGTCAGGCATCCCTTTTGCCGACGTCCCAGCTCCGTATCGCCCCGCAAACATCCCCAACATAGCTGGCATTCCGCACGGCGACCTCGATGCCTTCCACTTCCTCATCATGAGTGACGAAATGTCCCGCGTAGAAGGCGGCGTGGGCATCGCCCTCGCCGGTGCTTCAGCAATCGGTGCTCCTCCCATCGTCAACTGCGGCACGGAGGAGCAGAAGCGGAAATGGCTCCCCGGCCTGTTCACCCGCAAGACGAACTTCTCGCTGGGCATCACAGAGCCATCTGGCGGGTCGGACGTGGCTCGTATCAAGGCCACGGCTGAGAAAACACCTGACGGCAAGTACTACATCGTCAATGGTGTCAAGAAGTGGATTACCGGTACGCCATGGGCAACACACATGACCACAGCTGTGAGGACAGGCAAAGCAGGCATGAAGGGCGTCTCATTGCTCGTCATCCCGATGGACTCACCCGGCATAGTGCACCAGAAGATCCAGAACTCGGGACAGAACGCGGGCGGCGCCTCGTTTGTCTACCTCGAGAATGTGAAAGTACCCGTGGAGAATCTTATCGGCGAAGAAAACGAAGGCTTCATGATCATCATGAAGAACTTCAACAAGGAGCGGTTCCTACTAACGGTCGGGTGTAATCGTAAAGCGAGATCCTGCCTCGCCATGTCCTTCCAGTACGCCATGAAGCGCGAGACGTTTGGGAAGCCCTTGATTCAGAACCAGGTCATCCGGAGGAAGTTGTCCGAGCTGGCGCACAGGATTGAGGCGCACTGGGCGTGGTTGGAGCAGCTGGCCTACCATATCAAGTGCTCGGATCTGGGCTGGGAGGATCCCCAGATTGCGAGTAGGGTTGCCTTGTTGAAGGTTCAGGGCGGGCAGTTGATAGAGTTGGCGGCGAGGGAGGCGGCGCAGATTTTCGGAGGCGCGGGATACATGAAGGGCGGGCCGGGTGCGACTGTTGAGCAGATTAATCGGGATTTGAGGATGCTG gtcgttggtggtggaagtgaGGAGATTATTGCGGATTTGGCGGTACGATTGGAATTGGCTATGATGGGAGCGGCTAAGCTGTAG
- a CDS encoding cytochrome b561/ferric reductase transmembrane (similar to Cordyceps militaris CM01 XP_006672457.1): MAPQGDQFSAPGSASYGSGTMTVGDGTWEFSKNTFLLPNLQGVNFDTMRYNGMGNRFATLPQYHRIVLAHGIMGALIFLLLVPVSVMLARFYAREPGYAVVYHAQLQVFSGLLLLAVFILGFFAVGPERNLTNPHHGIGVAIFVLFILQLVGGRLVRHITKMRSLRIMIHQWSGRAIALLGIVQVPLGLTLYGSPKYLFILYTLWMSFLLLVYFILSYRAEGRREFYHGGARSEAGRTRVTESEYFSQEPRHEKSGWMIWLGPLAAGAGIWALMRGRKKNKERDYSPSRSRSFISSRGPEVLPSRHGSASYVSEKYSEPPRKSGGGFMKVIGTAAAAIGAGKLVSGMMNRRNDRRDEEYSAVSTETPRRHNSRRDGTTLSEFSSDYTDYPRRQDETQTSLLPPSAPPPGRGGPGRPVTPQPLHSRGRGEYEDSDYSSYVSPSRRQQDGGRGGGLAKGILGGLGMGWFAKKLADRRSRKEDDRIRDEEDMRSGLSGSRFTGDGYPSPSRRDSRRPPPVRRATGHPGTSILSETDMTESSIEPRNVGSSYTAGPTSTHTGTVPPIVPVPVPGSGGRSRSRSRSRARSDSVSMPPMPGDPHGILHSEADSQSQMSSIDSHPQRRPSERRRRAGERAAAKAAARAGGLAASERERYGSPSSQPVSVKVKMHDDRDRNVTLRRLTEEEQRAGSARARTDSESSEAGLGSPSNGRGYRRDSSQRRAERSAERRVESDQFAPLSPPHPAFAKGSRRPKDSAYYSGQPQPGQLGSSPMGPEAMSSMGSGTGTWSQMSPSPSGPGKGTDSVAADDRRRRRRLERRGAGSARPSESDMFD; this comes from the exons ATGGCGCCTCAAGGAGACCAGTTCTCTGCGCCTGGCTCAGCGAGCTATGGATCCGGTACCATGACTGTTGGCGATGGAACGTGGGAATTCTCAAAGAATACCTTCTTGCTTCCTAATCTCCAGGGCGTCAATTTTGATACAATGCGGTACAATG GTATGGGTAATCGTTTCGCCACACTTCCTCAATATCATCGAATCGTCCTAGCCCACGGAATTATGGGAGCTCtcattttccttctcttAGTTCCCGTTTCGGTCATGCTGGCCAGGTTCTATGCTCGAGAACCGGGTTACGCAGTCGTATATCATGCACAGCTCCAGGTCTTTTCTGggctgctgcttcttgctgtcttTATTTTGGGCTTCTTTGCCGTTGGCCCAGAGCGCAATTTAACGAACCCGCACCACGGAATTGGCGTGGCCATTTTCGTCTTATTTATTCTTCAGCTTGTTGGCGGGCGATTGGTGCGACACATCACCAAAATGAGGTCTCTTCGCATTATGATCCATCAGTGGTCCGGCAGAGCAATTGCTCTTCTGGGAATCGTTCAAGTACCTCTTGGCCTTACCTTGTATGGTTCACCAAAGTACTTGTTTATCCTCTACACTCTCTGGATGAGCTTCTTACTTCTGGTCTATTTTATTTTGAGCTACCGCGCTGAAGGTCGCCGAGAATTTTATCATGGTGGAGCTCGGTCTGAAGCTGGCCGCACCCGGGTGACTGAGTCTGAATATTTCTCCCAAGAACCAAGACATGAAAAGAGTGGTTGGATGATATGGCTCGGTCCTCTTGCAGCTGGTGCGGGTATCTGGGCCTTGATGCGTGGACGGAAGAAGAATAAGGAGCGCGACTATAGCCCCAGCAGGTCCCGGTCGTTCATTAGTAGCCGTGGGCCTGAAGTCCTGCCTTCTCGTCATGGTTCGGCAAGTTATGTCAGCGAAAAATATTCCGAACCACCCAGAAAGAGCGGTGGCGGCTTCATGAAAGTCATCGGAACGGCGGCCGCCGCCATTGGCGCTGGTAAGCTCGTCTCTGGCATGATGAACCGACGAAATGATAGACGCGACGAAGAATACTCTGCCGTTTCAACCGAAACTCCACGTCGGCACAACTCTCGACGAGACGGGACCACTCTCAGCGAATTTAGCAGTGATTACACCGATTATCCTCGCCGACAAGATGAGACCCAGACATCGTTGTTGCCCCCTTCAGCACCGCCTCCTGGAAGAGGTGGTCCTGGACGGCCCGTGACCCCCCAACCACTCCATTCTCGTGGCCGTGGCGAATATGAAGATTCTGATTACTCCTCATATGTTAGCCCATCACGACGCCAACAGGATGGCGGACGCGGAGGTGGTTTGGCCAAGGGTATTCTGGGAGGCCTGGGAATGGGTTggtttgccaagaagcttgcagatagacgaagcagaaaagAGGATGACAGAATTCGTGATGAAGAGGACATGAGGTCCGGGCTTTCTGGTTCTCGCTTTACCGGCGATGGATatccatccccatccagAAGAGACTCTCGACGGCCACCCCCGGTCAGGCGAGCGACGGGACATCCTGGAACTTCAATCTTATCGGAGACGGACATGACGGAGTCGTCTATCGAACCACGAAATGTAGGAAGCTCGTATACCGCCGGGCCTACTTCAACACACACCGGGACTGTTCCTCCCATTGTTCCTGTTCCGGTTCCCGGTTCAGGTGGTCGTTCCAGATCCCGATCCCGATCCCGCGCCAGAAGTGATTCTGTGTCCATGCCTCCAATGCCAGGCGATCCTCATGGCATTTTACATTCAGAGGCAGATTCCCAGTCGCAAATGTCGTCAATAGACAGTCATCCTCAACGTCGTCCGTCTGAGAGGCGGAGGCGTGCTGGTGAACgcgcagcagcaaaggcGGCCGCTCGTGCCGGTGGGCTGGCGGCTTCGGAGAGGGAACGATATGGATCACCCTCCAGCCAACCAGTCAGTGTTAAAGTGAAGATGCACGACGACAGGGATAGGAATGTAACGCTGCGTCGCTTAACAGAGGAAGAACAAAGAGCTGGATCAGCGAGGGCCCGAACAGACTCGGAGAGCAGCGAAGCAGGACTGGGTTCGCCAAGCAATGGCCGTGGCTACAGGCGAGACTCCAGCCAACGAAGAGCAGAGCGTTCAGCAGAGCGAAGAGTTGAGAGCGATCAATTCGCTCCCTTGTCGCCACCCCATCCGGCATTTGCAAAGGGATCTAGACGACCGAAGGACTCAGCTTATTACTCTGGACAACCACAGCCAGGACAGTTGGGCTCATCACCAATGGGTCCTGAAGCAATGTCCAGCATGGGAAGTGGCACTGGCACCTGGAGTCAGATGAGTCCGTCACCTAGCGGGCCAGGTAAAGGCACCGACTCGGTGGCTGCAGACGATAGGCGGCGTCGACGTCGACTGGAACGACGAGGTGCTGGAAGCGCCCGGCCATCCGAGTCGGACATGTTTGATTAG
- a CDS encoding phosphoethanolamine N-methyltransferase (similar to Neosartorya fischeri NRRL 181 XP_001257634.1) gives MPHRSPKSKAKATSPSPSPSPAASQDPNTDYKAIAEQWARAKRIQAANDAEAEALGQPSQREAAKSLERQREKLNERRQKSYERRWWWTAAFWAWLLVIHAVGIWLFTSGFLLTRLVLEDKSNCTIPPIESRLAPLDVEKGCWHPKTFDRAVVVIIDALRYDFTIPEDPAKEQEFHNAFPFLYETAVKSPRNAFLRPFIADPPTTTLQRLKGMTTGTLPTFIDAGSNFGGSAIDEDNILMQLKNAGKKIAQLGDDTWWDLFPGYFEPNISKAYPSFNVPDLHTVDNGVISNIFPLMDPSKRGQWDLLIGHCLGVDHAGHRFGPNHKQMNDKLKQMNSFIRNLTATIDDGTLLVVMGDHGMDAKGDHGGESDDEVEAALWMYSKTPIFGRTLPEHATPPATAKIRPVNQIDLVPTLSLLLGIPIPYNNLGRPIEEAFSGPKGDNWANLAAVSRMASAGIERYQKSYFKARGMTQSADANSPASLWTEANKIPSTSQRDAYNAFTKFQEETLKVCKDLWARFDVPRMVSGVVVAGISVVLLAMYASRTEDDEFVVMNDVELDYAEKKLEVLGFKDEPEPHVDQYYHRDILRGMWDTRFLFVVGTLIAASVYRQQPMDRLATLVMVLMMTAVGSSLHECGKTILNLLPKTPWGWLSVLFTLSHSIGFASNSYTIWEDQILLFFVATFGLASAVSSFRLESKVDRTMAIYHSVVFILLGRLASYSKLCREEQMPYCVSTYYASGTSTVSPWQLIVPFTVFIALPSIIKSFLTPTRSYEGLAPTWIGYVFRVGLFISAMYWTIDTVNNGGLLAGKISEDALKSIGVYLAQTILALALVAGTTAFIWAPPSVSIVSTASKTGQARVAILGYSNALGSRYLLLPINILAACLLLTKPMGSGALALMMWQILSLAEIIDLNNLKNETIGPIMLAILGNFYYFKTGHQAVLSSIQWDSAFIPLFTVRYPWTPIVVTLNTFGGQILAAVCVPLLAVWKVGPKQKGVLETVTRSLAVFIAYFAVEALATMSWAGWLRRHLMLYRVFSPRYMMATVLLLVLDVIVLLVTLTGVRSNTLSISEVFGWAD, from the coding sequence ATGCCACATCGGAGCCCCAAGTCTAAAGCAAAGGCCacgtcgccatcgccatcaccctCGCCAGCGGCATCACAAGATCCCAACACCGACTACAAGGCGATCGCGGAACAATGGGCTAGAGCGAAGCGCATTCAAGCAGCTAACGATGCCGAGGCTGAAGCACTTGGCCAACCGAGCCAGCGTGAGGCTGCCAAATCCCTGGAGCGACAGCGGGAGAAGCTCAATGAGCGACGGCAAAAATCGTATGAAagacggtggtggtggactgCCGCCTTTTGGGCGTGGTTGCTGGTGATTCATGCTGTGGGCATTTGGCTGTTCACGAGTGGTTTCCTCCTGACTCGATTGGTGCTGGAGGACAAGTCGAATTGCACAATACCCCCGATTGAAAGCCGTTTGGCGCCATTGGATGTTGAAAAGGGTTGCTGGCATCCCAAGACGTTTGATCGCGCAGTAGTGGTAATCATCGATGCTCTACGATACGACTTTACCATACCCGAAGATCCGGCCAAGGAGCAAGAGTTTCACAACGCTTTCCCGTTCTTGTACGAAACCGCCGTCAAGTCACCTCGCAATGCGTTCCTACGACCATTCATCGCTGACCCCCCGACAACGACCCTGCAGCGATTGAAGGGAATGACGACCGGTACGCTACCCACCTTTATCGATGCAGGGAGCAACTTTGGAGGTTCAGCAATCGATGAAGACAATATCCTTATGCAGCTCAAGAATGCTGGCAAGAAAATTGCGCAGTTGGGAGACGATACCTGGTGGGACTTGTTCCCCGGCTACTTTGAGCCCAATATCAGCAAGGCATATCCCAGCTTCAACGTGCCAGACTTGCACACGGTCGATAACGGAGTGATTAGCAACATCTTCCCGCTCATGGACCCTAGCAAAAGGGGCCAATGGGACTTACTTATTGGTCACTGCCTAGGTGTTGATCACGCTGGCCATCGATTTGGACCCAACCACAAGCAAATGAATGACAAGCTGAAACAAATGAACAGCTTCATCCGCAACCTCACGGCCACAATTGACGATGGTACGCTGCTGGTGGTCATGGGTgatcatggcatggatgcGAAAGGTGACCACGGCGGCGAAAGCGACGATGAAGTGGAGGCTGCGCTGTGGATGTACTCGAAGACACCCATCTTTGGCCGGACTTTGCCTGAACATGCGACGCCTCCAGCAACTGCCAAGATTAGACCCGTCAACCAAATTGACCTGGTTCCGACGCTGTCTCTACTACTGGGCATTCCCATCCCATATAACAACTTGGGCCGCCCTATCGAAGAAGCCTTCTCCGGCCCGAAAGGCGACAACTGGGCAAACCTTGCCGCGGTGTCGCGCATGGCATCCGCTGGCATCGAGAGATACCAAAAGTCGTATTTCAAGGCTCGTGGCATGACTCAAAGCGCAGATGCCAACTCTCCTGCCAGTCTGTGGACGGAAGCCAATAAAATCCCAAGCACTTCGCAGCGAGATGCGTATAACGCCTTTACCAAGTTCCAGGAAGAAACTCTCAAAGTGTGCAAGGATCTCTGGGCCCGGTTTGACGTCCCTCGGATGGTTTCAGGCgtggttgttgctggaatTAGCGTTGTTCTTCTCGCAATGTATGCTTCGAGAACCGAAGACGACGAATTTGTTGTCATGAATGACGTTGAGCTGGACTACgccgagaagaagttggaagTTCTGGGCTTCAAGGACGAACCTGAACCTCACGTGGACCAGTACTACCATAGGGACATACTGCGCGGCATGTGGGATACGCGCTTCTTGTTCGTGGTCGGCACATTGATTGCTGCTTCAGTCTACAGACAACAGCCAATGGATCGGCTGGCTACTCTTGTCATGGTTCTCATGATGACGGCAGTCGGCTCCTCACTTCATGAATGCGGAAAGACGATTCTGAACCTGCTCCCCAAAACGCCATGGGGCTGGCTCTCTGTATTGTTTACGCTCAGTCACTCAATTGGCTTCGCATCCAACTCATACACCATATGGGAAGACCAgattcttcttttcttcgtcGCGACGTTTGGTCTCGCGTCGGCGGTTTCCTCCTTCCGCCTCGAATCCAAGGTTGACCGCACAATGGCAATCTACCACTCGGTTGTGTTCATTCTTCTCGGACGGCTTGCGTCTTATTCCAAGCTCTGTCGCGAGGAGCAGATGCCCTATTGTGTGTCTACATACTACGCTTCAGGGACCTCAACTGTATCTCCCTGGCAGCTCATTGTTCCCTTTACCGTCTTCATTGCCCTTCCCTCCATCATTAAGTCTTTCCTTACACCTACACGATCGTACGAAGGCTTAGCGCCGACGTGGATCGGATACGTCTTTCGAGTCGGACTCTTCATTTCAGCCATGTACTGGACCATTGATACCGTAAATAACGGTGGTTTGCTTGCCGGCAAAATATCCGAAGATGCCCTCAAATCTATTGGCGTGTACTTGGCCCAGACGATCCTGGCGCTCGCCCTTGTTGCTGGCACAACAGCATTCATATGGGCACCGCCCAGCGTCTCCATTGTCTCGACAGCCTCAAAAACCGGCCAAGCACGAGTCGCTATCCTCGGATACAGTAACGCACTGGGCTCTCGCTATCTCCTTTTGCCTATCAACATACTCGCCGCTTGTCTCCTCCTAACAAAACCCATGGGTTCCGGAGCCCTCGCTCTCATGATGTGGCAGATCCTGTCGCTCGCTGAAATCATTGACCTGAACAATCTGAAAAACGAAACCATCGGACCAATCATGCTTGCCATCCTCGGCAACTTTTACTACTTCAAAACCGGCCACCAAGCTGTCCTATCCAGCATCCAATGGGACAGCGCCTTCATCCCCCTCTTCACTGTCCGCTACCCCTGGACGCCCATCGTCGTCACTCTCAACACGTTTGGGGGCCAAATCCTCGCCGCCGTATGTGTTCCCCTCCTCGCGGTATGGAAAGTTGGTCCTAAGCAAAAGGGCGTGCTGGAAACCGTCACGCGCAGCCTCGCAGTATTTATTGCGTATTTCGCCGTCGAGGCGTTGGCGACGATGAGCTGGGCAGGCTGGCTGCGGAGACATCTCATGCTGTACCGGGTATTTAGTCCGCGGTACATGATGGCAACtgtgttgttgctggtgctcGATGTGATCGTGCTGTTGGTGACGTTGACGGGAGTAAGGAGCAATACGCTCTCTATAAGCGAGGTCTTTGGCTGGGCGGATTAG
- a CDS encoding ABC transporter (similar to Neosartorya fischeri NRRL 181 XP_001260862.1): MGSEKSGSSGAMTKDPEQEAVADAHLNNSTVKSVTWSGVTVTVKDRETKKPKNIVDEAAGAVEAGEICALMGPSGCGKTTLLNVLARRPTNASDVQAKVLINGTEVSQSAFRQITCFVEQEDALIGSLTVRETLDFSSRLASTSSLPRKERLLRIDSLLASFGLTSQASTIIGTPIRKGISGGQKRRVGVASQLITSPKVLFLDEPTSGLDSAASWEVVNYLRKVAKRHNLIVICSIHQPSTATFNLFDKLMLLSAGKTHYFGPVSNVVPHFQSLGVQVPNYINPAEFLLDLVNIDFANDVSSASERLDALQAQWLSSPQSQETASLVNTLSSASHPLNLSEIQKPSTPSLILTLLHRSFIKSYRDVVAYGIRLAMYTGLAIMMGTVWVRLSPDQESIQPFINAIFFGSAFMSFMAVAYVPAFLEDRLQYVKDLHNGLYGATEFIVSNFFIGIPYLFLISVVFSVISYWLSNFQPTAKAFFTWIMWLFLDLLAAESLVVFMSSLVPSFVIALALVAFANGLWMSVGGFMVPPTILNVFYKYVFHYWDYQKYVFEGMMVNEFAERTYSCGAGCRCMYESPLANQCKIAGQAVLDQYGYSTGKLGQNVGIMVSIIAGYRIASWIVLKLRR; this comes from the exons ATGGGTTCTGAAAAATCAGGCTCCTCGGGCGCCATGACGAAGGATCCGGAACAAGAAGCCGTCGCCGACGCGCATTTGAATAACTCGACAGTGAAGAGCGTTACTTGGAGCGGGGTAACTGTTACGGTGAAGGATAGAGAGACGAAGAAGCCTAAGAAtattgttgatgaggcagCAGGCGcagttgaagctg GCGAAATTTGCGCGCTAATGGGCCCATCTGGCTGCGGTAAAACAACTCTTCTCAACGTCCTAGCCCGCCGACCTACCAATGCCAGTGATGTCCAAGCCAAGGTTCTCATCAACGGCACCGAAGTCTCCCAGTCTGCCTTCCGACAAATCACATGCTTCGTAGAACAAGAAGACGCTCTCATCGGATCTCTGACCGTTAGAGAAACCCTCGATTTCTCATCCCGCCTCGCCAGCACCAG TTCACTGCCCCGAAAAGAACGCCTCCTCCGAATCGACTCACTTCTCGCCTCCTTCGGTCTCACCTCACAAGCTTccaccatcatcggcacCCCAATCCGCAAAGGCATCTCCGGCGGACAAAAGCGCCGTGTTGGCGtggccagccagctcatCACCAGCCCGAAGGTGCTCTTCCTCGATGAACCAACGTCCGGCCTCGACTCAGCTGCCTCATGGGAAGTGGTAAACTACCTCCGCAAGGTGGCCAAGCGACACAACCTCATCGTCATTTGTTCGATCCACCAGCCCTCGACGGCAACATTTAACTTGTTTGATAAGCTGATGCTCCTTTCCGCCGGCAAGACGCACTACTTTGGCCCGGTGTCCAACGTCGTTCCACACTTCCAATCACTCGGTGTCCAGGTGCCCAACTACATCAACCCAGCCGAATTCCTCCTCGACCTCGTCAACATCGACTTTGCAAACGACGTCTCGTCCGCGTCAGAGCGTCTTGACGCCCTCCAAGCGCAATGGCTCTCGTCGCCGCAATCGCAAGAAACCGCCTCCCTCGTCAACACCCTCTCATCGGCCTCACACCCCCTCAATCTCTCTGAAATTCAAAAACCATCCACGCCAAGCCTCATCCTCACGCTCCTCCACCGCTCATTCATCAAATCCTACCGCGACGTCGTAGCCTACGGCATCCGCCTCGCCATGTACACCGGtctcgccatcatgatgGGCACAGTATGGGTCCGTCTCTCGCCCGACCAGGAATCCATCCAGcccttcatcaacgccatcttcttcggctCGGCATTCATGTCCTTCATGGCCGTCGCCTACGTTCCCGCTTTCCTCGAAGACCGTCTCCAGTACGTCAAGGACCTGCACAACGGCCTCTACGGCGCCACCGAGTTCATCGTTTCCAATTTCTTCATTGGCATCCCGTACCTGTTTCTTATATCGGTCGTCTTCTCCGTCATTTCGTACTGGTTGTCGAATTTTCAGCCCACGGCAAAGGCATTCTTCACATGGATAATGTGGCTGTTCCTCGATCTTTTGGCTGCGGAATCGCTCGTCGTGTTCATGAGTTCTCTTGTGCCCAGCTTCGTCATCGCATTGGCACTGGTCGCTTTTGCGAATGGCCTGTGGATGTCGGTGGGTGGATTCATGGTCCCGCCGACGATTTTGAACGTCTTTTATAAATATGTCTTTCACTACTGGGATTATCAGAAGTATGTGTTTGAGGGGATGATGGTGAATGAGTTTGCGGAGAGGACGTATTCGTGCGGTGCGGGTTGTAGATGCATGTATGAGTCGCCGTTGGCGAATCAGTGCAAGATTGCAGGGCAGGCTGTACTGGATCAGTATGGTTACTCTACGGGGAAGTTGGGGCAGAATGTTGGCATTATGGTTTCTATAATTGCTGGGTATAGGATTGCATCTTGGATTGTTTTGAAGTTGCGAAGATAG